A single region of the Tigriopus californicus strain San Diego chromosome 8, Tcal_SD_v2.1, whole genome shotgun sequence genome encodes:
- the LOC131884542 gene encoding uncharacterized protein LOC131884542 codes for MIGCHRTPQDDTARKFSHGTYDELAFWARALNSSEEAFFLGGYKDVFENVGTDDLLKILNFIDYADVNQADTAINIMESIVNGEEEQEEEFRNIYPETTPTPSDTTEDENGSTSTTSISTTTTTGVPKKDPTKDVKNLMKIAKKLTGTGSLNYYITKREFDVRMKAVSPLGEFMGIKGKYAEGWTALKKDKNEAGPFETLTNLKNYVKYNIERYTVIPPESKLREIRRVVTSNNFAMEAFKMSSANFGKLGTAHTNGYFKFPNWNTPEWTRAKASFGYTQSQDRPTESVDISSELFTEECKKKDINFVGMISDTFPDHGRKNPSSIFANHIELDSRVITLDITANQMDTEPESPTANKFSERCEIDPKLAIKDPFIITFAIKSKRNHDFGRKLTSYYDSFDDKRVTNRHCVIWNEDIGPFGAWDTRGVTLVKADDAQATCYATKLGIYAIVAEIEDVPHAEDDETWLNIVKFIGYAVSIILLLIFIGVVLSSTYLWEMFHLIAVNMAFCLLFGHIFMLISEVNGIRDDRDSCSAIGLLILFFYSGLSVFITMECYAMFKAIISGIIGGHTRTYLCFGYGVPLFHMGLSIYLHLQEMGTDPRCMVGWANEVKEAFYIPVAIFGILSVFLITIIVCNINTPAMRKESMVEELGSLAKGLGMFVLLYGLTWSWFPFAYMRFPTHEFPDFYPAFQVMNAFMGMFFFVFIGLMSNRFRTALTGGILMRRKALLADASADDNYKEQVDDDTITTMDDLEHGDDDEEEDIEAAPRSRPVSGKSAKQELSEEVEKPEEEILPDPNEDDIPIISPETEEE; via the exons ATGATTGGATGCCATCGCACACCCCAAGATGATACAGCTCGAAAATTCAGTCATGGAACTTACGATGAATTGGCCTTCTGGGCTCGAGCCTTGAATTCTTCGGAAGAGGCCTTTTTTCTCGGAGGATACA AGGACGTGTTTGAGAATGTGGGTACCGACGATCTATTGAAGATCCTGAACTTCATCGACTACGCAGACGTCAATCAAGCGGACACCGCCATCAACATCATGGAATCGATCGTCAACGGAGAAGAGGAACAGGAGGAAGAATTCAGGAACATTTATCCCGAAACCACGCCCACGCCTTCGGACACAACAGAGGATGAGAATGGGAGCACCTCCACGACTTCAATCTCAACCACAACGACCACCGGAGTTCCCAAAAAGGACCCCACTAAGGATGTGAAGAATCTGATGAAGATCGCTAAAAAACTAACGGGCACTGGGTCTCTCAATTATTACATCACTAAACGAGAGTTTGACGTGCGAATG AAAGCCGTGAGTCCCCTGGGCGAATTCATGGGAATAAAGGGCAAGTATGCAGAGGGTTGGACAGCTCtgaaaaaagacaagaacGAAGCTGGACCGTTTGAGACGTTGACCAATCTGAAGAACTACGTGAAATACAACATCGAGCGATACACCGTGATTCCACCCGAGTCCAAGTTAAGAGAGATCAGACGAGTGGTGACCTCCAATAACTTTGCCATGGAAGCGTTCAAGATGTCGTCCGCGAATTTTGGCAAATTGGGAACGGCTCACACCAATgggtatttcaaatttcccaaTTGGAACACACCCGAATGGACCCGGGCCAAGGCCAGTTTTGGATATACCCAAAGCCAGGATCGACCCACGGAATCAGTTGATA tttCAAGTGAATTGTTTACGGAAGAGTGCAAGAAGAAGGATATCAATTTCGTTGGGATGATCAGCGACACTTTCCCCGATCATGGACGGAAGAACCCATC ATCCATATTTGCCAATCACATCGAGTTGGATAGCCGTGTGATCACTCTGGATATCACAGCCAACCAAATGGACACTGAACCCGAGTCTCCAACCGCAAACAAGTTCAGCGAGCGATGCGAGATTGATCCCAAATTGGCGATCAAGGACCCGTTCATCATCACGTTTGCCATCAAATCCAAACGCAATCACGACTTTGGACGGAAACTCACCAGCTACTACGACAGCTTTGACGATAAACGAGTCACCAACCGGCATTGCGTGATATGGAATGAGGACATTGGACCTTTTGGGGCTTGGGACACACGTGGAGTGACCTTGGTCAAGGCGGATGACGCTCAAGCCACGTGTTATGCCACCAAGCTGGGCATTTATGCCATTGTGGCCGAGATCGAGGACGTTCCACACGCCGAAGACGACGAGACCTGGTTGAACATTGTTAAATTCATCGGTTATGCCGTCTCCATCATCTTGCTGTTGATCTTCATCGGGGTGGTTCTTTCTTCAAC ATACCTATGGGAGATGTTCCACCTGATTGCGGTCAACATGGCCTTCTGCTTACTGTTCGGTCACATTTTCATGCTCATCTCGGAGGTGAATGGAATACGGGATGATCGAGATTCCTGCTCGGCGATTGGTTTGCTCATTCTCTTCTTTTACTCGGGCCTCTCCGTGTTCATCACCATGGAATGCTACGCCATGTTTAAGGCCATCATTTCCGGCATCATCGGAGGGCACACCCGGACGTACCTTTGTTTCGGTTACGGTGTGCCTTTGTTCCACATGGGTCTGTCCATCTACTTGCATCTTCAGGAGATGGGCACCGATCCTCGGTGCATGGTCGGATGGGCTAATGAAGTCAAGGAGGCCTTCTACATTCCGGTGGCCATTTTTGGTATCCTTTCCGTCTTTTTGATCACGATTATTGTGTGCAATATCAACACCCCAGCCATGAGGAAGGAGAGCATGGTTGAGGAATTGGGATCCTTGGCCAAGGGCTTGGGAATGTTTGTCCTCCTGTATGGGCTCACTTGGTCATGGTTTCCGTTTGCCTACATGCGTTTCCCCACACACGAGTTTCCGGATTTCTATCCGGCCTTCCAAGTGATGAATGCGTTCATGGGCAtgttcttcttcgttttcatCGGATTGATGTCGAATCGGTTCCGAACGGCTTTAACAGGCGGGATTTTGATGCGAAGAAAGGCTCTTTTGGCGGATGCGTCTGCGGACGACAATTACAAGGAGCAAGTCGACGACGACACTATCACCACCATGGATGATCTCGAGCATGGAGATgatgacgaggaagaagacatTGAAGCTGCTCCTCGAAGTCGGCCCGTGTCTGGAAAATCTGCTAAACAGGAACTGTCTGAAGAAGTGGAAAAGCCAGAAGAGGAAATCCTTCCCGATCCCAATGAAGACGACATACCTATTATCTCACCTGAGACGGAAGAAGAATAG